Proteins from one Malaya genurostris strain Urasoe2022 chromosome 2, Malgen_1.1, whole genome shotgun sequence genomic window:
- the LOC131431687 gene encoding stomatin-like protein 2, mitochondrial, whose protein sequence is MIRATTKLARLPFRGISGAGLTGLNSTGLLERRFDERLLQATQVRYKSTPINTIIMFVPQQEAWIVERMGKFHRILEPGLNVLLPIVDRVKYVQSLKEIAIDVPKQSAITSDNVTLSIDGVLYLRILNPYHASYGVEDPEFAITQLAQTTMRSELGKMSLDKIFRERESLNISIVDSINKASEAWGISCLRYEIRDIKLPSRVHEAMQMQVEAERRKRAAILESEGVRAAEINVAEGKRQSRILASEAQKQEEINRANGEAAALLAVASARAKGLTMVADSLTSRQGRDAASLAVAEKYVNAFENLAKKNNTLIVPSNASDVTTMVAQAMQIYNSLSVSGAVVQNEIPVASSSTESIRSETIKTPE, encoded by the exons ATGATCCGCGCAACTACTAAATTGGCTCGATTACCGTTCCGAGGGATTAGTGGTGCTGGCCTAACCGGGTTAAATTCAACG GGTCTGTTAGAAAGAAGATTCGATGAACGACTACTTCAAGCAACTCAAGTTCGATACAAATCCACGCCTATTAATACCATAATTATGTTCGTTCCTCAACAGGAA GCATGGATAGTAGAAAGAATGGGAAAGTTTCATCGTATACTGGAACCTGGATTGAACGTTTTACTGCCTATTGTCGATCGAGTGAAATACGTACAAAGTCTTAAGGAAATTGCTATCGACGTACCGAAACAATCAGCAATTACATCGGACAATGTTACGCTGAGCATAGATGGCGTTCTGTACTTAAGAATTCTCAATCCCTACCATGCTTCATACGGTGTGGAGGATCCAGAGTTTGCGATTACCCAGCTGGCGCAGACCACGATGAGGTCTGAGCTAGGAAAAATGTCTCTAGACAAAATATTCCGTGAACGAGAATCGCTAAATATTAGCATCGTTGATTCCATCAACAAAGCATCCGAAGCGTGGGGTATTTCATGCCTTCGATACGAAATCCGTGACATAAAATTGCCCAGTCGCGTTCATGAAGCGATGCAAATGCAAGTTGAAGCCGAACGTAGGAAACGAGCAGCGATCCTAGAATCGGAAGGTGTTCGAGCAGCCGAAATCAATGTGGCAGAAGGTAAACGACAATCTCGAATTCTCGCGTCAGAAGCTCAGAAACAAGAGGAAATAAATCGAGCGAACGGTGAAGCCGCAGCACTACTAGCAGTAGCAAGTGCTCGCGCCAAAGGACTAACGATGGTAGCAGACTCGCTAACATCTAGGCAAGGCCGAGATGCAGCCTCACTAGCCGTTGCAGAAAAATATGTTAATGCATTTGAAAATCTAGCGAAAAAGAACAACACGTTAATTGTTCCATCTAATGCCTCGGACGTCACAACCATGGTTGCCCAGGCAATGCAGATCTATAACAGTCTTTCGGTAAGCGGAGCGGTGGTACAAAATGAAATCCCAGTCGCCAGTTCATCGACGGAGTCGATCCGTAGCGAAACAATCAAAACTCCAGAGTGA
- the LOC131431688 gene encoding pre-rRNA-processing protein TSR1 homolog produces the protein MAIETIHKAGALKQTNKSHKHGKHSSKRALDRIAKGKTSVKSVTKKAKKELGREDRRRQANQIRKNKRQEAISLKRALGGATTAPFLTCVLPLHANVDANSALAIIEGCDEDATVQKLPNGIRYMNVPRFRQRFSFICTHTGHGRELEILDLLKVCDSTILLISATEAEDVIDKAGAKILNMALCQGLPTPMVCLMDLESIAPKKRFQVKANVQKAIVTVLPDEKVMSLDTKTDGLNLLRRVGGQKRKILHNKANRPHLFGENVEYVSEMSEDNVGTLKVTGFLRGIPLSVNQLIHIPGLGDFQMSEIYALDDPYKIRKNDEEMSSGESRLLAKAVAHKQTSLQRENIPDEMDAEQTWPTEEEIEASKNENKKKLIKRIPKGMSDYQAAWIPDIEEVSENDSDDNEDDDDDDEEEEEESYMSCESDTESRVEEDAEDEEEYDEVSISDGPVSAEKYDKQMDMEEDKRTLAKIQAAKDDEVFPDEIDTPANIPARERFRKYRGLESFRTSPWDVKENLPLDYAKVYQFKSFDRTKRRIIKEAQEVEDGVMPGWFIQIYVKNVPQDLWNNYVSVGNGTRLVIYGLLPHEHQMSVMNVCLKRTPNSSIPIKSKERLIVQCGYRRFIVNPIFSQHTNGDKHKYERFFRPGMTVVATFFAPIQFPPAPVICFRENPDTSLAMVASGSIVNCSPDRVVLKRAVISGHPFKIHRKSAVIRYMFFNPEDIEYFKPCKLRSKLGRLGHIKESLGTHGHMKCIFDTQLKSHDTVLLYLYKRVFPKWTYEDCIVSSPDTNDAGATASTSSLKEDEVMQE, from the exons ATGGCTATCGAAACAATTCACAAAGCCGGAGCTTTGAAGCAGACCAACAAATCTCATAAACATGGAAAACATTCTTCTAAGCGAGCACTAGATAGGATCGCTAAAG GGAAAACTAGTGTAAAATCTGTGACTAAGAAAGCAAAAAAGGAGCTTGGTCGGGAAGATCGTCGTCGTCAAGCTAATCAAATTCGTAAAAATAAGCGTCAAGAAGCAATATCGCTAAAACGAGCATTAGGTGGTGCAACGACGGCCCCATTTTTAACATGTGTATTGCCGTTACATGCGAATGTTGATGCAAATTCGGCTCTTGCCATTATTGAAGGTTGCGATGAAGATGCTACAGTTCAAAAGCTTCCCAATGGGATTCGTTACATGAA TGTTCCTCGATTTCGTCAACGATTTTCGTTCATTTGTACTCACACTGGTCACGGTCGTGAACTGGAAATTCTCGATTTACTTAAAGTATGCGATTCAACCATACTCCTTATTTCGGCGACCGAAGCTGAAGATGTGATCGATAAAGCCGGAGCAAAGATTTTAAACATGGCACTCTGTCAAGGACTGCCTACTCCAATGGTTTGCCTAATGGATCTAGAATCGATTGCTCCAAAGAAACGCtttcaagtcaaggcaaatgtACAGAAAGCAATCGTAACCGTTCTTCCAGACGAAAAAGTTATGTCATTAGATACTAAAACCGATGGTTTAAATTTGCTTCGAAGAGTGGGAGgacaaaaacgaaaaatctTGCATAATAAAGCTAATCGACCTCATTTGTTTGGAGAGAACGTGGAATACGTTTCAGAAATGAGTGAGGATAACGTCGGTACGTTGAAAGTTACAGGTTTTCTAAGAGGTATCCCATTGTCAGTTAATCAGTTGATTCATATTCCTGGCTTGGGAGATTTTCAAATGTCAGAGATCTACGCTCTGGATGATCCATACAAGATTAGGAAGAATGATGAGGAAATGTCTTCGGGGGAATCTAGGCTTTTGGCCAAAGCAGTCGCACACAAACAAACAAGTCTACAGAGGGAAAATATTCCCGATGAAATGGATGCGGAACAAACATGGCCAACAGAAGAGGAAATCGAAGCgtctaaaaatgaaaacaaaaagaaattgaTCAAACGGATTCCTAAAGGAATGAGTGACTATCAGGCAGCTTGGATTCCGGATATTGAGGAGGTCTCCGAAAACGACAGCGACGACAAcgaagacgacgacgatgatgatgaggaggaggaggaggaaagTTATATGTCTTGCGAGTCTGATACTGAAAGCAGGGTAGAAGAAGATGCCGAAGATGAAGAGGAGTATGACGAGGTCAGCATATCTGATGGTCCAGTGTCCGCTGAAAAATATGACAAACAAATGGATATGGAGGAGGATAAACGAACATTAGCAAAAATTCAAGCTGCCAAAGACGACGAAGTGTTTCCTGATGAGATTGATACACCAGCAAATATTCCAGCTAGAGAACGTTTTCGAAAATATCGTGGTTTGGAATCCTTTCGAACGTCACCTTGGGATGTAAAGGAAAACCTTCCTCTAGACTACGCTAAGGTCTATCAGTTTAAAAGCTTCGATCGTACTAAGAGAAGAATTATTAAAGAAGCACAAGAAGTTGAAGATGGGGTCATGCCTGGATGGTTTATTCAGATTTATGTCAAGAACGTCCCACAAGACTTGTGGAACAACTATGTTTCGGTTGGGAATGGCACTCGCTTGGTTATCTACGGTTTACTGCCCCATGAGCATCAAATGTCTGTCATGAATGTGTGCCTGAAACGAACTCCCAATTCTAGTATCCCTATTAAATCCAAGGAACGTCTGATCGTTCAGTGCGGTTATCGACGATTTATTGTGAATCCTATCTTCAGTCAACATACAAATGGTGATAAGCATAAGTATGAACGCTTCTTTCGGCCTGGTATGACCGTTGTGGCCACCTTTTTCGCCCCAATCCAGTTTCCACCTGCTCCGGTTATTTGTTTTCGTGAGAATCCGGACACATCGCTGGCTATGGTTGCCTCGGGCAGCATCGTCAATTGCAGTCCGGATAGAGTGGTACTGAAGCGTGCTGTCATCAGTGGACATCCGTTCAAAATCCATCGAAAGTCTGCTGTAATTCGGTACATGTTCTTCAATCCTGAAGATATTGAGTATTTTAAACCGTGTAAGTTGAGAAGTAAACTAGGACGTTTGGGACATATCAAGGAATCCCTGG